In Hyphomicrobiales bacterium, a single genomic region encodes these proteins:
- a CDS encoding monooxygenase, with translation MERHIAIAGAGIGGLAAALSLAKVGMRVTVLERAPALHEVGAGLQISPNASRILIDLGLHDALKAVAVAPLSIRIHAGRSAHELNHVNLGENAEKRYGAPYWSIHRGELQAVLGEAARANPNIDLRLGAAVVDANEDASGVTVMLEGPDIPAPVTADALVAADGVWSKVRANVLKLPGAAFTGRTAWRALLPIEAAPAQFRFNGGLWIGPSAHLVHYPVSGGTKFNIVAIVKDDWNEEGWSAPGDPAVLLRRFANWAPLARAVLSLPDEWLKWALCGMPPAGQPWHRGRVALLGDAAHAMLPFAAQGAAMAIEDGAILAQELGSDQPVEAALSAYEHRRRPRVERVVATALENDKLYHASGPAAHFRDAGLRVLGSRMLLARYDWIYSWRP, from the coding sequence ATGGAACGCCACATTGCCATTGCCGGCGCCGGCATCGGCGGCCTCGCCGCGGCGCTTTCGCTTGCGAAGGTCGGCATGCGCGTCACCGTGCTGGAACGCGCGCCCGCGCTGCATGAGGTTGGCGCCGGGCTGCAGATCTCGCCGAATGCCAGCCGCATCCTGATCGACCTCGGGCTGCACGACGCGCTGAAAGCCGTCGCCGTCGCGCCCCTCTCGATCCGCATCCATGCCGGCCGCAGCGCCCATGAGCTGAACCACGTCAATCTCGGAGAGAACGCCGAGAAGCGCTACGGCGCGCCCTACTGGTCGATCCATCGTGGCGAACTGCAAGCCGTGCTCGGCGAAGCCGCCCGCGCCAATCCGAATATCGACCTCCGCCTCGGCGCCGCCGTCGTTGACGCAAACGAAGACGCCTCCGGCGTTACCGTGATGCTCGAGGGCCCCGACATTCCCGCGCCGGTCACCGCCGACGCGCTTGTCGCCGCCGACGGCGTCTGGTCGAAGGTCCGCGCCAATGTGCTGAAACTTCCCGGCGCCGCCTTTACCGGTCGCACGGCCTGGCGGGCACTGCTGCCGATCGAAGCGGCACCGGCGCAATTCCGGTTCAATGGCGGACTGTGGATCGGCCCGAGCGCCCATCTCGTCCACTATCCGGTTTCCGGCGGCACAAAGTTCAACATCGTCGCAATCGTCAAGGACGACTGGAACGAGGAGGGCTGGAGCGCGCCCGGCGACCCGGCCGTTCTGCTGCGACGCTTCGCCAACTGGGCACCGCTTGCTCGCGCCGTTCTCTCGCTGCCCGATGAATGGCTGAAATGGGCGCTCTGCGGCATGCCGCCGGCGGGCCAGCCCTGGCATCGCGGCCGCGTCGCCCTGCTCGGCGATGCCGCCCATGCGATGCTGCCCTTTGCAGCGCAAGGCGCGGCCATGGCCATCGAGGACGGCGCCATCCTTGCCCAGGAGCTTGGCAGCGACCAGCCCGTCGAAGCGGCGCTTAGCGCCTACGAACACCGCCGCCGCCCACGCGTCGAGCGGGTCGTCGCCACCGCGCTCGAGAACGACAAGCTCTACCATGCGTCCGGCCCGGCCGCGCATTTCCGCGATGCGGGCCTGCGCGTGCTCGGCTCGCGCATGCTGCTTGCCCGCTACGACTGGATCTACAGCTGGCGGCCCTAG
- a CDS encoding competence/damage-inducible protein A — protein sequence MTASHPSDAAPSGTIVTAAILVIGDEILSGRTKDKNIGFIAEYCTNIGIDLKEVRIVPDENDRIVDAINELRARYTYLFTTGGIGPTHDDITADAVAEAFDTTLEINDRIVEIMKSRRPGYEITPARLRMARVPKGGGLIENTVSGLPGFYIGNVYVMAGVPSVMQAMFDALVPMLRTGDRILSETIDAGRPESVISAPLGAIQEAHPDTMIGSYPYFEEGRFATRIVVRARDAALLKTVAGEVEAMLDTLPKTDKH from the coding sequence ATGACCGCATCGCACCCGTCAGATGCCGCGCCGTCGGGCACTATCGTCACCGCCGCGATCCTCGTCATCGGCGATGAAATCCTTTCCGGCCGCACCAAGGACAAGAACATCGGCTTCATTGCCGAATACTGCACCAATATCGGCATCGACCTGAAGGAAGTGCGTATCGTCCCCGACGAGAATGACCGTATCGTCGACGCGATCAACGAACTGCGCGCCCGCTACACCTATCTCTTCACCACCGGCGGCATCGGCCCGACCCACGACGACATCACCGCCGACGCGGTTGCCGAGGCCTTCGACACGACGCTTGAGATCAACGACCGCATCGTCGAGATCATGAAGAGCCGCCGGCCGGGCTACGAGATCACCCCGGCGCGCCTGCGCATGGCGCGTGTGCCGAAAGGCGGCGGCCTGATCGAGAACACGGTGTCCGGCCTGCCCGGCTTCTACATCGGCAATGTCTACGTGATGGCCGGCGTGCCCTCCGTCATGCAAGCGATGTTCGATGCCCTCGTGCCGATGTTGCGGACCGGTGACAGGATCCTGTCGGAGACCATCGATGCCGGTCGCCCCGAGAGCGTGATTTCCGCCCCGCTCGGCGCCATTCAGGAAGCCCATCCAGACACCATGATCGGCTCTTACCCCTATTTCGAGGAAGGCCGTTTCGCCACGCGCATCGTCGTGCGCGCCCGCGATGCCGCCCTCTTGAAGACGGTCGCCGGCGAGGTCGAAGCCATGCTCGACACCCTGCCGAAGACCGACAAGCACTGA
- a CDS encoding xanthine phosphoribosyltransferase, with product MSDGPTPDKAFPVSWDQFHRDARALAWRLSGQGDWQAIVCITRGGLVPAAIVTRELGIRLIETICVASYHDYQEQGELKVIKEIADHVTEIGGEGGKGVLVIDDLVDTGKTAKIVRERLPNAHFATVYAKPMGRPMVDTFVTEVSQDTWIYFPWDMGLSFQPPISKTSAG from the coding sequence ATGAGCGACGGCCCGACCCCCGACAAAGCCTTTCCCGTATCCTGGGACCAGTTCCACCGCGACGCCCGCGCGCTCGCCTGGCGTCTGTCCGGCCAGGGCGACTGGCAGGCCATCGTCTGCATCACCCGCGGCGGCCTCGTGCCGGCGGCAATCGTGACGCGCGAACTCGGCATCCGCCTGATCGAGACGATCTGCGTCGCCTCCTATCACGACTATCAGGAACAGGGTGAGCTCAAGGTCATCAAGGAAATCGCCGACCACGTCACCGAGATCGGCGGCGAAGGCGGCAAGGGCGTGCTGGTCATCGACGATCTGGTCGACACCGGCAAGACCGCGAAGATCGTCCGCGAGCGCCTGCCGAACGCCCATTTCGCCACCGTCTACGCCAAGCCGATGGGCCGGCCGATGGTCGACACCTTCGTCACCGAGGTCTCGCAGGACACCTGGATCTACTTCCCCTGGGACATGGGCCTGTCGTTCCAGCCGCCGATCTCGAAGACGAGCGCCGGCTGA
- a CDS encoding cytochrome C — MSKRRLAVGGVMLAVAAVAYSVIVARGHPENAVGLFRPDDPAVVASGRVLYVEHCAACHGDNLEGQPDWKTRGADGLLPAPPHDETGHTWHHTDDVLFGITKQGVARFAGLDDYQSSMQPFEGVLSDDEIIAVLSYIKSRWPEQVRRRHDQMNAAKAASSG; from the coding sequence ATCTCGAAGCGTCGACTTGCCGTTGGCGGAGTGATGCTCGCGGTGGCGGCGGTGGCGTATTCCGTCATCGTCGCGCGAGGTCATCCCGAAAATGCTGTCGGCCTGTTTCGGCCCGATGACCCAGCGGTCGTTGCCTCGGGTCGCGTTCTCTACGTGGAGCATTGCGCCGCCTGTCACGGCGACAACCTTGAGGGCCAGCCGGACTGGAAGACGCGTGGAGCGGATGGCCTGCTTCCCGCGCCGCCGCACGACGAAACGGGGCACACCTGGCATCACACCGATGATGTGTTGTTCGGTATCACCAAGCAGGGTGTCGCCAGATTTGCCGGTCTCGACGACTACCAGTCGAGCATGCAGCCTTTCGAGGGCGTCCTGAGCGACGACGAGATCATCGCCGTGCTGTCCTACATCAAGAGCCGCTGGCCGGAACAGGTCCGCCGCCGTCACGATCAGATGAATGCCGCGAAGGCTGCGTCATCGGGGTAG
- a CDS encoding L,D-transpeptidase: protein MYRAMPDELFPLPAVDLRKVPERYYRAHVPDPTGEAPGTLYVDTANFYLYLVEENGMARRYGVGLGRAGFAWSGRARIAWKQKWPKWTPPDEMIERSPELEKYSVRNGGMPPGLGNPLGARALYIFEGRVDTLYRIHGTNEPGSIGRAVSSGCVRLLNQDVVDLYDRVRNGSSIVVV, encoded by the coding sequence ATGTATCGCGCCATGCCGGACGAACTGTTCCCATTGCCCGCGGTCGATTTGCGCAAGGTGCCCGAAAGATACTATCGCGCCCACGTTCCCGACCCGACCGGCGAAGCGCCGGGAACGCTCTATGTCGATACCGCGAATTTCTATCTCTATCTCGTCGAGGAAAACGGGATGGCGCGGCGATACGGGGTCGGCCTCGGCCGTGCCGGTTTCGCGTGGTCGGGCCGGGCGCGGATTGCCTGGAAGCAGAAATGGCCGAAATGGACGCCGCCCGACGAGATGATCGAGCGCTCGCCCGAGCTGGAGAAGTACAGCGTGCGCAATGGCGGCATGCCGCCGGGGCTCGGCAATCCGCTCGGTGCCCGCGCGCTCTACATCTTCGAAGGACGGGTCGACACGCTCTACCGCATTCACGGCACCAATGAGCCAGGCAGTATCGGCCGGGCCGTCTCAAGCGGCTGCGTGCGGCTTTTGAACCAGGACGTGGTCGATCTCTATGACCGTGTTCGCAATGGCTCCTCGATTGTCGTTGTGTGA
- a CDS encoding cytochrome C, giving the protein MKRVGIVAALVLALAGTGAGALWLWPIGEPVVLADRKGDASRGAYLARMAGCIACHTNSAKGGAPLAGGLALETKFGTFYTPNLTPDEKHGLGAWSLDDFARAVRQGVSPSGEPYYPAFPYPFYRHLSDQDVADLWAAFRMLPAVAAPSRPQALHFPFSFRPGLKLWRAAFLSDTPLSPDPGKSEQWNRGQYIVRGPAHCGACHTPRNLAGARLTNRRLEGNPALPEGGSAPAISTAALHESGWKPGDIAYALETGIMPDGDVFGSSMAKVVDDGTSFLTDADRKAVATYLLDEEPAK; this is encoded by the coding sequence ATGAAGCGGGTCGGTATCGTTGCTGCTCTGGTGCTGGCTTTGGCCGGTACCGGGGCGGGGGCGCTCTGGCTATGGCCGATCGGCGAGCCGGTCGTCCTGGCGGACAGGAAAGGCGACGCGTCGCGTGGCGCCTATCTCGCCCGCATGGCGGGTTGCATTGCTTGCCATACGAACAGTGCAAAGGGCGGAGCCCCGCTTGCTGGCGGACTGGCGCTCGAAACCAAGTTCGGCACGTTCTACACGCCGAACCTGACACCTGACGAGAAACACGGGCTTGGAGCCTGGTCGCTGGACGACTTCGCGCGCGCCGTGCGGCAGGGCGTTTCGCCGTCCGGCGAGCCGTACTATCCGGCGTTCCCTTACCCGTTCTACCGTCATCTTTCCGATCAGGATGTCGCCGATCTGTGGGCGGCATTCCGGATGCTGCCGGCCGTTGCCGCGCCGTCGCGGCCGCAGGCACTTCACTTTCCCTTCTCGTTTCGCCCCGGGCTGAAGCTTTGGCGCGCAGCATTCCTGTCGGACACACCGCTCAGTCCCGATCCGGGCAAGAGCGAGCAATGGAACCGCGGGCAATACATCGTTCGCGGACCGGCTCATTGCGGAGCCTGCCACACGCCGCGAAACCTTGCCGGTGCGCGGCTGACGAACCGGCGCCTGGAAGGCAATCCGGCGCTTCCCGAAGGGGGGAGCGCTCCGGCAATCTCAACCGCTGCGCTTCACGAAAGCGGCTGGAAACCCGGCGATATCGCGTATGCGCTGGAAACCGGGATCATGCCCGATGGCGACGTCTTCGGATCTTCGATGGCGAAAGTCGTGGATGACGGCACATCGTTCCTGACCGATGCCGACCGCAAGGCGGTCGCCACCTATCTGCTCGATGAGGAACCAGCGAAGTGA
- a CDS encoding cytochrome C, whose protein sequence is MTGRYLRAGAGASALYALAVAAALAHGGAVGVVKERMDAMSAMAKAVKATAEMFKGTAPYDADAVKRTAAIINKHSGDALTKLFPQGSSHPPSEARKAIWRDWQTFADLARRLEVQSAGLAAAAENEPDRAAGASSGGSTGAVMMASSSSMTVSENELAAMPAKRVFGLVVKTCSDCHSDFRRERK, encoded by the coding sequence ATGACTGGAAGATATCTTCGCGCGGGAGCTGGTGCTTCCGCTCTCTATGCGTTGGCGGTTGCCGCCGCGCTCGCCCATGGCGGTGCCGTCGGTGTCGTCAAGGAACGGATGGACGCCATGTCCGCCATGGCAAAGGCCGTGAAGGCGACGGCGGAAATGTTCAAGGGGACGGCCCCCTACGACGCTGATGCGGTGAAACGGACCGCCGCAATCATCAACAAGCACTCGGGCGATGCTCTGACCAAGCTGTTTCCGCAAGGAAGCTCCCATCCACCCTCCGAAGCGCGCAAGGCGATCTGGCGTGACTGGCAGACCTTTGCCGATCTCGCGAGGCGCCTTGAGGTGCAGAGTGCGGGTCTTGCCGCTGCCGCCGAGAATGAGCCGGATCGCGCGGCGGGAGCTTCATCTGGCGGAAGTACGGGTGCCGTGATGATGGCCAGTTCATCTTCGATGACGGTGTCGGAAAACGAGCTCGCGGCGATGCCGGCGAAGCGCGTTTTCGGGCTGGTCGTCAAAACCTGCTCTGACTGTCACAGCGATTTTCGCCGGGAAAGGAAATGA
- a CDS encoding transcriptional initiation protein Tat — protein sequence MSSSHKTDLTFDEFDEIVSPRPQETDFDRIVEAAISRRSLLGGALAFGSFAMLSSTALSTAKAASDRFAFAAIATNSEDLVTVPEGYSADVLVRWGDPLWSDVADFDHATRGTAETQARAFGDNTDGMQVYSIGDKTVLVVNNEYTNREIIWGNRAEGKSENADDIAKGMMAHGITIVEIAKQNGKWGIVKDSPLNRRITPKSEMELTGPAAGHDLLKTAADATGTKSLGTWNNCGSGPTPWGTYLTCEENFNGYFSASEEGWEQSPELKRYGISAKDWGYGWADIDERFDVSKHPTEPNRAGYVVEIDPRDPTSTPKKRTALGRFKHENAECVVNNDGRVVVYLGDDERGEFVYRYVSNGVYAPGGDTDDLLNDGTLYVARFNEDGSGEWLALTPETTGFASQAEICVYTRQAGSKVGATTMDRPEWISANPNAAEVYCALTNNKNRGIKTNAGGDETPVGGPNPREANKFGQIVRWRPQGGDHTADTFAWDLFVLAGNPTVHSDARKGSENVNKDNMFNSPDGLQFDSNGLLWIQTDGNYSNEKDFAGQGNNQMLAGDPATGEIRRFLVGPKECEVTGLTWTPDRRAMLVGIQHPGERGDSHWPEGGNAVPRSAIVIVTRNDGGLVG from the coding sequence ATGTCTTCATCGCACAAGACCGACCTGACCTTTGACGAATTCGACGAGATCGTCTCTCCGCGTCCGCAAGAAACCGACTTCGACCGGATCGTGGAAGCCGCCATCAGCCGCCGCAGCCTGCTGGGCGGCGCGCTCGCCTTCGGCAGCTTCGCAATGCTGAGCAGCACCGCGCTGTCGACCGCCAAGGCCGCGAGCGACCGCTTCGCCTTTGCCGCTATCGCGACCAACTCCGAAGACCTCGTGACGGTTCCCGAAGGCTACTCCGCCGACGTGCTGGTGCGCTGGGGCGATCCGCTGTGGTCCGACGTCGCCGACTTCGACCATGCGACCCGCGGCACCGCTGAGACCCAGGCGCGCGCCTTCGGCGACAACACCGACGGCATGCAGGTCTACTCGATCGGTGACAAGACCGTGCTCGTCGTCAACAACGAGTACACCAACCGCGAAATCATCTGGGGCAATCGCGCCGAAGGCAAGTCGGAGAACGCCGACGACATCGCCAAGGGCATGATGGCGCACGGCATCACGATCGTCGAAATCGCCAAGCAGAACGGCAAGTGGGGCATCGTCAAGGACAGCCCGCTGAACCGCCGCATCACCCCCAAGAGCGAGATGGAGCTGACCGGTCCGGCTGCCGGCCATGACCTCCTGAAGACCGCTGCGGACGCGACCGGCACGAAGTCGCTCGGCACCTGGAACAACTGCGGTTCGGGCCCGACCCCGTGGGGCACCTACCTGACCTGTGAAGAGAACTTCAACGGTTACTTCTCGGCTTCTGAGGAAGGCTGGGAACAGTCGCCGGAACTGAAGCGCTACGGCATCTCGGCCAAGGACTGGGGCTACGGCTGGGCCGACATCGACGAGCGTTTCGACGTCTCCAAGCATCCGACCGAACCGAACCGCGCCGGCTACGTCGTCGAAATCGATCCGCGCGACCCGACCTCGACGCCGAAGAAGCGCACCGCGCTTGGCCGCTTCAAGCACGAGAACGCCGAATGCGTCGTCAACAATGACGGCCGCGTCGTCGTCTATCTCGGCGACGACGAGCGCGGTGAGTTCGTCTACCGCTACGTCTCGAACGGCGTCTACGCGCCGGGCGGCGACACCGACGACCTGCTGAACGACGGCACGCTCTACGTCGCCAGGTTCAACGAGGACGGCAGTGGCGAGTGGCTCGCCCTGACCCCGGAAACCACCGGTTTCGCCAGTCAGGCCGAGATCTGCGTCTACACTCGCCAGGCCGGCTCGAAGGTCGGCGCCACCACCATGGACCGCCCGGAATGGATCTCGGCCAATCCGAACGCGGCCGAAGTCTACTGCGCGCTGACCAACAACAAGAACCGCGGCATCAAGACCAATGCCGGCGGCGACGAGACCCCGGTCGGCGGCCCGAACCCGCGCGAGGCCAACAAGTTCGGCCAGATCGTGCGCTGGCGTCCGCAAGGCGGCGACCACACCGCGGACACGTTCGCCTGGGACCTGTTCGTTCTTGCCGGCAACCCGACGGTCCATTCCGATGCCCGCAAGGGTTCGGAAAACGTCAACAAGGACAATATGTTCAACTCGCCGGACGGTCTCCAGTTCGATTCCAACGGGCTGTTGTGGATCCAGACCGACGGCAACTACTCGAACGAGAAGGACTTCGCCGGTCAGGGCAACAACCAGATGCTCGCGGGCGACCCGGCAACCGGCGAAATCCGCCGCTTCCTGGTCGGCCCGAAGGAATGCGAGGTCACCGGCCTCACCTGGACGCCGGACCGTCGCGCCATGCTCGTCGGCATCCAGCATCCGGGTGAACGCGGTGACAGCCACTGGCCGGAAGGCGGCAACGCCGTGCCGCGCTCGGCGATCGTCATCGTCACCCGCAATGACGGCGGCCTGGTCGGCTAA
- a CDS encoding rubredoxin — MEKWQCTNQDCDPYIYDPSLGDINTIDEDNPIPPGVAFQNLPDDWICHVCGDPKSHFIPLGEWVKVEVPA, encoded by the coding sequence CTGGAGAAGTGGCAGTGCACCAATCAGGACTGCGATCCCTACATCTACGATCCGTCACTCGGCGACATCAACACCATCGATGAGGACAATCCGATCCCGCCGGGTGTCGCCTTCCAGAACCTGCCCGACGACTGGATCTGCCATGTCTGCGGCGATCCCAAGAGCCACTTCATTCCACTGGGCGAATGGGTCAAGGTCGAAGTGCCGGCCTGA